In Strigops habroptila isolate Jane chromosome 2, bStrHab1.2.pri, whole genome shotgun sequence, one genomic interval encodes:
- the ESD gene encoding S-formylglutathione hydrolase, giving the protein MALKQVSSNRCFEGFQKVFEHDSAELKCKMKFGIYLPPKAETGKCPVLYWLSGLTCTEQNFITKAGFQQAAAEHGLIVVAPDTSPRGCNIEGEDESWDFGTGAGFYVDATEEPWKTNYRMYSYIKDELPKLINANFPTDPERMSIFGHSMGGHGALILALKNPGKYKSVSAFAPICNPIQCQWGKKALGGYLGSDVSKWEAYDATQLVKSYAGSPLDILIDQGKDDQFLSAGQLLPDNFIAACTEQKVPVVFRLQQGYDHSYFFIATFINDHIKHHAKYLNA; this is encoded by the exons atggcactgaaacaggtttcCAGCAACAGGTGCTTTGAGGGCTTCCAGAAGGTGTTTGAACATGACAG TGCAGaactaaaatgcaaaatgaaatttgGAATCTACTTGCCTCCAAAAGCAGAAACTGGAAAGTGTCCTGTGCTGTATTGGCTCTCTG gGTTAACTTGTACAGAACAGAATTTTATAACGAAAGCTGGTTTTCAGCAAGCTGCAGCTGAACATGGCCTTATTGTAGTCGCACCAGACACAAGCCCAC GTGGCTGCAATATTGAAGGAGAAGATGAAAGCTGGGATTTTGGCACTGGTGCTGGTTTTTATGTGGATGCCACTGAAGAgccttggaaaacaaattatagGATGTATTCCTACATAAAGGATGAG CTGCCTAAACTAATAAATGCCAATTTTCCAACTGACCCTGAACGGATGTCTATTTTTGGGCATTCCATgggaggacatggagctcttATTCTTGCTCTGAAGAATCCTGGAAAGTACAAA tCTGTATCAGCATTTGCTCCTATCTGCAACCCGATTCAGTGTCAGTGGGGGAAGAAAGCCCTTGGTGGATATCTGGGATCAGACGTAAGCAAATGGGAG GCATATGATGCTACACAACTAGTGAAGTCCTATGCAGGCTCTCCCCTGGACATCTTGATCGATCAAGGCAAAGATGACCAGTTCCTATCAGCGGGCCAGTTACTGCCTGATAACTTCATCGctgcctgcacagagcagaaagtCCCAGTAGTCTTTAGACTGCAGCAG